From the genome of Phytohabitans rumicis, one region includes:
- a CDS encoding ABC transporter ATP-binding protein, whose amino-acid sequence MSSDIAIHAEDLTKFYGDRRGVEGLTLDVHAGQVLGFLGPNGAGKTTTIRLLLDFLRPTRGHATVLGLDPRRDKALLHRQIGYLPGELAFPGRDKAEDLLRFFAAARGGVAWNQVTTLADRLELDLSRSIRTMSKGNKQKVGLVQAFMHQPALLILDEPTSGLDPLMQQEFLAMVADARTDGQTVFMSSHVLAEVQQVADRVAIVRDGRLAAVERVESLGRRATRTVEIHFDDPVTGEEFASLPGVSDVVVSGPILRCTVDGRLSPLIKAAARHEVIDLLSAEPDLEETFLSYYYHQPTDVQAEGAR is encoded by the coding sequence ATGAGCAGTGACATCGCCATCCACGCCGAGGACTTGACCAAGTTCTACGGCGACCGGCGCGGCGTCGAAGGACTGACCCTCGACGTCCACGCCGGACAAGTGTTGGGTTTCCTGGGCCCGAACGGGGCCGGCAAGACCACCACCATCCGGCTGCTGCTGGACTTCCTACGCCCCACCCGCGGCCACGCCACCGTGCTCGGCCTGGACCCGCGCCGGGACAAAGCCCTGCTGCACCGGCAGATCGGCTACCTGCCCGGCGAACTCGCCTTCCCCGGCCGGGACAAAGCCGAAGACCTGCTGCGGTTCTTCGCCGCCGCCCGAGGCGGCGTCGCCTGGAACCAGGTCACCACTCTCGCCGACCGCCTCGAACTCGACCTGTCCCGATCGATCCGCACCATGTCCAAAGGCAACAAACAGAAAGTCGGCCTCGTCCAAGCGTTCATGCACCAGCCCGCGCTACTCATTCTGGACGAGCCGACCAGTGGTCTGGACCCGCTGATGCAGCAAGAGTTCCTGGCCATGGTCGCAGATGCCCGTACCGACGGGCAGACCGTGTTCATGTCCTCCCACGTCCTGGCCGAAGTCCAACAGGTCGCCGACCGGGTCGCGATCGTCCGCGACGGCCGCCTGGCCGCTGTCGAACGCGTCGAATCGTTGGGCCGACGCGCGACCCGCACCGTCGAAATCCACTTCGACGACCCCGTCACCGGCGAAGAATTCGCCAGCCTGCCCGGCGTTAGTGATGTCGTGGTGTCCGGGCCGATCCTGCGCTGCACCGTCGACGGCCGGCTCAGCCCACTGATCAAAGCCGCCGCCCGGCACGAGGTCATCGACCTGCTATCGGCAGAACCCGACCTGGAAGAAACGTTCCTGTCCTACTACTACCACCAGCCCACCGATGTTCAGGCCGAAGGAGCCCGCTGA